A DNA window from Hydrogenophaga taeniospiralis contains the following coding sequences:
- a CDS encoding proteasome-type protease — MTYCVAVKLNAGLVFLSDSRTNAGLDQISTFRKMIVYEKPGERFMCLLSAGNLSISQSVREILQVEQVKDIDGGEPITIWNAKSMFDAARVLGSAVRHVYERDGESLKRAGVEFNVSMIFGGQIQGEGMRLFQVYSAGNFIEATAETPFFQIGESKYGKPVLDRVITPETPLDEAAKCVLVSMDSTLKSNLSVGLPLDLAVYEVDQMQSDKITCIDDNNPYFRMVHNTWGQKLREVFDSIEHPTWDGAHTEVPLLCSGPRNQPLKKISNAKEKLI, encoded by the coding sequence ATGACCTACTGTGTCGCCGTCAAACTCAACGCCGGGCTGGTGTTTCTCTCCGACTCGCGCACCAACGCGGGCCTGGACCAGATCAGCACCTTCCGCAAGATGATCGTCTACGAGAAGCCGGGCGAGCGCTTCATGTGCCTGCTCTCGGCGGGCAACCTGAGCATTTCGCAATCGGTGCGCGAGATCCTGCAGGTGGAGCAAGTGAAGGACATTGATGGCGGCGAGCCCATCACCATCTGGAACGCCAAGAGCATGTTCGACGCCGCGCGCGTGCTGGGCTCGGCGGTGCGCCACGTGTACGAGCGCGACGGCGAATCGCTCAAACGCGCCGGGGTGGAGTTCAACGTCTCCATGATCTTCGGCGGCCAGATCCAGGGCGAGGGCATGCGCCTGTTCCAGGTCTATTCGGCCGGCAACTTCATCGAGGCCACGGCCGAGACCCCGTTCTTCCAGATCGGCGAGTCCAAATACGGCAAACCGGTGCTCGACCGCGTGATCACGCCCGAGACCCCGCTGGACGAGGCCGCCAAATGCGTGCTCGTGTCCATGGACTCCACGCTCAAGTCCAACCTCTCGGTGGGCCTGCCGCTGGACCTGGCGGTGTACGAGGTCGACCAGATGCAGAGCGACAAGATCACCTGCATCGACGACAACAACCCCTACTTCCGCATGGTGCACAACACCTGGGGCCAGAAGCTGCGCGAGGTGTTCGACAGCATCGAACACCCGACCTGGGACGGCGCCCACACCGAGGTGCCGCTGCTGTGCAGCGGCCCGCGCAACCAGCCGCTGAAGAAAATCTCGAACGCCAAAGAGAAGTTGATCTGA
- a CDS encoding sensor histidine kinase, producing MKPDGITLLRHLLQVWAFALVIATLQYAFMPERPYGPPVAYSLIISTLAWAIIDLGRRLMPSAAETGWPPGWAGVLLVLTGITVGYLLGTFLADQLCRHYGWYLAGGGANTATPLRTSILITALAGVVVSYYFYSANKGAYLERKMREARQHANEARLKLLEAQLEPHMLFNTLANLRALIGTDAARAQTMLDHMIAYLRATLAASRNSDSTHTLQAEFDRLRDYLALMSIRMGPRLSCTLDLPAPLAAQPVPALLLQPLVENSIQHGLEPKVEGGSIRVSARQEGPDLVLEVADTGVGLAPPAGATGTTTGPGFGVAQVRERLATVYGSRSTVALCAGADGGTRATLRLPLRP from the coding sequence ATGAAGCCCGACGGCATCACCCTGCTGCGGCACCTCCTGCAGGTGTGGGCCTTTGCGCTGGTGATCGCCACGCTCCAGTACGCCTTCATGCCCGAGCGCCCCTATGGCCCACCGGTGGCGTACTCGCTGATCATCAGCACGCTTGCCTGGGCCATCATCGATCTGGGGCGCCGACTCATGCCGTCGGCCGCCGAAACCGGCTGGCCACCGGGCTGGGCCGGCGTGCTGCTGGTGCTCACGGGCATCACCGTCGGCTACCTGCTGGGCACCTTTCTGGCCGACCAGCTGTGCCGCCACTACGGCTGGTACCTGGCCGGGGGCGGCGCCAACACGGCCACGCCACTGCGCACCTCGATCCTGATCACGGCCCTGGCCGGCGTGGTGGTTTCCTACTATTTCTACAGCGCCAACAAAGGCGCCTACCTCGAACGCAAGATGCGCGAGGCGCGCCAGCACGCCAACGAAGCGCGGCTGAAACTGCTGGAGGCCCAGCTCGAACCCCACATGCTGTTCAACACCCTGGCCAACCTGCGCGCGCTGATCGGCACCGACGCGGCCCGCGCGCAAACCATGCTGGACCACATGATCGCCTACCTGCGCGCCACGCTGGCCGCCTCGCGCAACAGCGACAGCACGCACACGCTGCAGGCCGAATTCGACCGGCTGCGCGACTACCTCGCGCTGATGAGCATCCGCATGGGCCCGCGCCTGAGCTGCACCCTGGACCTGCCGGCCCCGCTCGCCGCCCAGCCCGTGCCCGCGCTGCTGCTGCAGCCGCTGGTGGAAAACAGCATCCAGCACGGACTGGAGCCCAAGGTGGAGGGCGGCAGCATCCGCGTGAGCGCCCGCCAGGAGGGCCCCGACCTGGTGCTCGAAGTGGCCGACACCGGCGTCGGTCTGGCGCCCCCGGCCGGCGCCACCGGCACCACCACCGGACCGGGCTTTGGCGTGGCCCAGGTGCGCGAGCGCCTGGCCACCGTGTACGGCAGCCGCTCCACCGTGGCACTGTGCGCCGGGGCCGACGGCGGCACGCGCGCCACCCTGCGTCTGCCCCTGCGGCCATGA
- a CDS encoding DUF1439 domain-containing protein: protein MTHPTTRRQLFTACALGAGALLVLALPGCASLRPGPRTVDIPEAKLVEAVTRQFPHNSRLLDLFDVSLTSPRVRLIPAENRIGTQLDFTVGTPLVETRTQRGTLTLSYGLRLEPVDNTVRLTGVRMEGLDLPGMSPAHAARFRRLGTDLVENLLPDLVVYRLKPKDLETAQGWGYQPGGLQVVPGGLQLRLDPVQQE from the coding sequence ATGACCCACCCCACCACCCGACGACAACTGTTCACCGCCTGTGCCCTGGGGGCCGGCGCGCTGCTGGTGCTGGCGCTGCCGGGCTGCGCCTCGCTGCGGCCCGGGCCCCGCACGGTGGACATCCCGGAGGCGAAACTGGTCGAAGCCGTGACGCGGCAGTTTCCGCACAACAGCCGCCTTCTCGACCTGTTCGACGTGTCCCTCACCTCGCCCCGGGTGCGCCTGATCCCGGCGGAGAACCGCATCGGCACCCAGCTCGATTTCACGGTGGGTACCCCGCTGGTGGAGACGCGCACGCAGCGCGGCACGCTGACCCTGAGCTACGGCCTGCGCCTGGAGCCCGTGGACAACACGGTGCGGCTCACCGGGGTGCGCATGGAAGGGCTGGACCTGCCCGGCATGTCGCCGGCCCATGCGGCGCGTTTCCGGCGGCTGGGCACCGATCTGGTGGAAAACCTGTTGCCCGATCTGGTGGTCTACCGCCTCAAGCCCAAAGACCTGGAGACGGCGCAAGGCTGGGGCTACCAGCCCGGCGGGCTGCAGGTGGTGCCCGGGGGGCTGCAACTGCGACTGGATCCGGTTCAACAGGAATAG
- a CDS encoding undecaprenyl-diphosphate phosphatase: MDLVLLIKAAIMGVVEGLTEFLPISSTGHLILAGSLLGFHDERAKVFEIAIQTGAIFAVIIVYAQRLRATLLGLASQPTAQRFTLNVVIGCLPAVVLGLLLGKVIKAHLFTPTVVATAFIVGAFVILWAERRQQASVRVHDLDDLTPLDALKVGLAQCFGLIPGTSRSGSTIIGGMLFGLSRKVATDFSFFLGIPILIGAGAYSLYKARDMLSMADLPLFAVGLVFAFLSAWVCIRWLLRYVASHSFVPFAWYRIAFGALILLTAHFGWVNWAA, encoded by the coding sequence ATGGATCTTGTGTTGCTGATCAAGGCCGCCATCATGGGCGTGGTGGAGGGCCTGACCGAGTTTTTGCCGATTTCTTCCACCGGTCACCTGATCCTGGCCGGCAGCCTGCTGGGTTTTCACGACGAGCGGGCCAAGGTGTTCGAGATCGCGATCCAGACCGGCGCGATCTTCGCGGTGATCATCGTGTACGCGCAGCGCCTGCGCGCCACGCTGCTGGGTCTGGCCTCGCAGCCCACGGCGCAGCGCTTCACCCTGAACGTGGTCATCGGTTGCCTGCCCGCGGTCGTTCTGGGCCTGTTGCTTGGCAAGGTCATCAAGGCCCACCTGTTCACCCCGACGGTGGTGGCCACGGCGTTCATCGTGGGGGCCTTCGTCATCCTCTGGGCGGAGCGGCGCCAGCAGGCCAGTGTGCGCGTGCACGATCTGGACGATCTGACCCCGCTGGACGCGCTGAAGGTGGGTCTGGCGCAGTGTTTCGGGCTGATTCCCGGCACCAGCCGCTCGGGCTCCACCATCATCGGCGGCATGCTGTTCGGCCTGTCGCGCAAGGTGGCCACCGACTTCAGCTTCTTTCTGGGCATCCCGATCCTGATCGGCGCCGGCGCCTACAGCCTCTACAAGGCGCGCGACATGCTCTCGATGGCCGATCTGCCGCTGTTTGCCGTGGGTCTGGTGTTCGCGTTTCTCAGCGCCTGGGTCTGCATTCGCTGGCTGCTGCGCTACGTGGCCAGCCACAGCTTCGTGCCGTTTGCCTGGTACCGCATCGCCTTCGGTGCGCTGATCCTGCTGACCGCCCATTTCGGCTGGGTGAACTGGGCCGCCTGA
- a CDS encoding 2TM domain-containing protein — MNTPLSPDEIEHLARRRAGAKLGWYIHATVYLLVNLCWFMLWQFGPEFGLGARRWSIFPVLGWGLGLALHGISVFVLGNGSGLRERLVQKERERLQRGRGPGGS, encoded by the coding sequence ATGAACACCCCCTTGTCCCCCGACGAAATCGAACACCTGGCGCGCCGGCGTGCCGGCGCCAAACTGGGCTGGTACATCCACGCCACGGTGTACCTGCTGGTCAACCTGTGCTGGTTCATGCTCTGGCAGTTCGGCCCCGAGTTCGGCCTCGGCGCGCGCCGCTGGTCGATCTTTCCGGTGCTGGGCTGGGGTCTGGGCCTTGCTCTGCACGGCATCTCGGTCTTCGTGCTGGGCAACGGCAGCGGGCTGCGCGAACGGCTGGTGCAGAAAGAACGCGAACGGCTGCAGCGTGGGCGCGGCCCAGGCGGCAGCTGA
- a CDS encoding alpha/beta hydrolase family protein — translation MKAPPVSGRRQPTAWLAALALAGLGLLLATPARAATGLTELPGQAGDGPVTVFYPSSASEQPLQRGPFTLKLAWQGEPVRGNARLVVISHGSGGNPWVHADLAGALVKAGFVVAVPQHRGDHTGGFTDPGPTSWKRRPGEVSRAIDALAQSPRFAPLLALDWVGVYGGSAGGHTALTLAGGRWSATRFRDHCEAHIAEDFPSCVGFTTRLRGDVLDPLKLSLARAVIRWRFDDVSWHSHHDPRIQAAVASVPFAADFDLDSLRAPRIALGLVVAGRDVNQLPRFHVGAVRAACGPCVVIADLPEAGHGAMLSPLPPFPPGSLEHDLLGDPPGFDRAVLPEVDRQIAGFFRQHLLAPP, via the coding sequence ATGAAGGCGCCGCCGGTTTCAGGGCGGCGCCAGCCCACCGCCTGGCTCGCGGCGCTGGCCCTGGCGGGCCTGGGCCTGCTGCTGGCCACCCCGGCCCGGGCCGCGACCGGTCTCACCGAGTTGCCGGGGCAGGCGGGCGACGGCCCGGTGACGGTGTTCTACCCCTCCAGTGCCAGCGAGCAACCGCTCCAGCGCGGGCCCTTCACGCTGAAACTGGCCTGGCAGGGTGAACCGGTGCGCGGCAATGCGCGGCTGGTGGTGATCTCGCACGGTTCCGGTGGCAACCCGTGGGTGCACGCCGACCTGGCGGGCGCTCTGGTGAAGGCGGGCTTCGTGGTGGCCGTGCCCCAGCACCGGGGCGACCACACCGGCGGGTTCACCGACCCCGGCCCCACCAGCTGGAAACGGCGCCCGGGCGAAGTCTCGCGCGCCATCGACGCGCTGGCCCAAAGCCCCCGCTTCGCCCCCTTGCTGGCACTGGACTGGGTGGGCGTGTACGGTGGCTCGGCCGGTGGCCACACGGCGCTGACCCTGGCGGGTGGGCGCTGGTCGGCGACCCGTTTTCGCGACCACTGTGAAGCCCACATCGCGGAGGACTTCCCATCCTGCGTGGGCTTCACCACCCGGCTGCGCGGCGATGTGCTCGACCCCCTCAAACTGTCGCTGGCGCGTGCCGTGATCCGCTGGCGCTTTGACGACGTCAGCTGGCACAGCCACCACGACCCGCGCATCCAGGCCGCCGTGGCCAGCGTGCCGTTCGCGGCCGATTTCGACCTGGACTCGCTGCGTGCGCCCCGCATTGCGCTCGGTCTGGTGGTGGCGGGCCGCGACGTCAACCAGCTGCCCCGCTTCCACGTGGGCGCGGTGCGCGCGGCCTGCGGCCCCTGCGTGGTGATCGCCGACCTGCCCGAGGCCGGCCACGGCGCGATGCTGTCGCCGCTGCCACCGTTCCCACCCGGCAGCCTGGAACACGACCTGCTGGGCGACCCGCCCGGCTTCGATCGCGCCGTGCTGCCCGAGGTCGACCGCCAGATCGCCGGTTTCTTCCGGCAGCACCTGCTGGCACCCCCGTGA
- a CDS encoding 2TM domain-containing protein: MPTFQTPLSPELERQARRRAGQQTGWLVHATVFALVNAALWLAGHRGGWLGLPTGGWLIGLLIHGAVVWLRPQGQHLHQHLLTRERRRLAGQEARRLP, from the coding sequence ATGCCCACATTTCAAACCCCGTTGTCCCCCGAACTGGAGCGCCAGGCGCGCCGCCGGGCGGGCCAGCAGACCGGCTGGCTGGTCCACGCCACCGTGTTCGCCCTGGTCAACGCCGCGCTGTGGCTGGCCGGCCACCGCGGCGGATGGCTGGGCCTGCCCACCGGTGGCTGGCTCATCGGCCTGCTGATCCATGGCGCCGTGGTGTGGCTGCGCCCGCAGGGTCAGCACCTGCACCAGCACCTGCTGACCCGCGAACGCCGTCGGTTGGCCGGGCAAGAGGCCAGGCGCCTCCCATGA
- a CDS encoding alpha/beta hydrolase — protein MSLIIFSHANGFPAGTYGVLFRSLRARGFSVRALEKYGHEPQYPVTSNWPHLVQQLADFAAPEMERHGQGAWLVGHSMGGFISLMCAARHPELGGHQVKGVLLIDSPVLGGWRARTLELVKRTQLVGSVSPGKVSRKRRDSWPDADSAWEHFAHKKAFARWEPQVLRDYIDHGTHETGHGPGAQRVLSFRREVETAVYNTLPHNLDRLLRRHPLQCPIGFIGGTESLEMKQVGMAMTHRLVGRDHPERLLMVEGSHLFPMEKPQETAAAIERALHALSR, from the coding sequence ATGTCCCTCATCATTTTTTCCCACGCCAACGGCTTCCCCGCCGGCACCTATGGCGTTTTGTTCCGGTCGCTGCGGGCGCGGGGCTTTTCGGTGCGGGCGCTGGAGAAATACGGTCACGAACCGCAGTACCCCGTCACCAGCAACTGGCCGCATCTGGTGCAGCAGCTGGCCGATTTCGCGGCGCCGGAGATGGAGCGCCATGGCCAGGGCGCCTGGCTGGTCGGTCACTCCATGGGGGGATTCATCAGCCTGATGTGCGCGGCGCGCCACCCCGAGCTGGGAGGGCACCAGGTCAAGGGCGTGCTGCTGATCGATTCGCCCGTGCTCGGCGGCTGGCGCGCGCGCACGCTGGAGCTGGTCAAACGCACCCAGCTCGTGGGCTCGGTCTCGCCCGGCAAGGTCAGCCGCAAGCGCCGCGACAGCTGGCCCGACGCCGACAGCGCCTGGGAACACTTCGCCCACAAGAAGGCCTTTGCGCGCTGGGAGCCGCAGGTGCTGCGCGACTACATCGACCACGGCACCCACGAGACGGGCCATGGCCCCGGCGCCCAGCGGGTGCTGAGCTTTCGGCGCGAGGTCGAGACCGCGGTCTACAACACCCTGCCCCACAACCTGGACCGCCTGCTGCGCCGCCACCCCCTGCAATGCCCGATCGGGTTCATCGGTGGCACGGAGTCGCTGGAGATGAAACAGGTGGGCATGGCCATGACGCACAGGCTGGTGGGCCGGGACCACCCCGAGCGCCTGCTCATGGTGGAAGGCAGCCACCTGTTTCCGATGGAAAAACCCCAGGAAACGGCCGCGGCCATCGAGCGCGCGCTGCACGCCCTGTCGCGCTGA
- the mutS gene encoding DNA mismatch repair protein MutS yields MMQQYLGLKAGYPNTLLFYRMGDFYELFFADAEKAARLLDITLTQRGQSAGEPVVMAGVPFHSVDNYLARLIKLGESAAICEQVGDVATAKGPVERKVVRVVTPGTLTDSELLSDKTEAVLMAVHAGARTGVGLAWMSVTQGIVFLAQCASDELADWIARTAPGELLYSAEVTPAFEKNVQALAAQPLANGQRTVAVLRPAWAFDGALGERKLLEQLGAASLAAWDAQGLSDAHAAAAALLDYAEHTQGRALSHVKSLRVARSDELIDLPITTRRNLELTHTLRGETSPTLLSLLDVCQTGMGSRALRSWLLEPKRERTEARARLDAIGLLRNGLGHTLRNALKGASDVERITARTALRQVRPRELVGLGQTLGRAQQLAQALQQGLPEDGPTLLQRIAADLTPPAGCAELLRAALLPEPAALVRDGGVINDGFDADLDELRGIQTNCDGFLIDLETRERARTGIANLRVQFNKVHGFYIEVTQGQIDKVPDDYRRRQTLKNAERFITPELKAFEDKALSAQERALAREKHLFEQLLDQLQAHIDPLTRLARALAALDALCALAERSLTLNWSAPQFVAEPCIEIRGGRHPVVEARLNETSGGSFIANDTVMGPKQRMQVITGPNMGGKSTYMRQVAVIALLASMGSYVPALACRLGPIDAIHTRIGAADDLANAQSTFMVEMTEAAQILNAATPQSLVLMDEIGRGTSTFDGLALAGGIAAHLHDKAKAFTLFATHYFELTEFPAGHHAAVNVHVSAVEGGGKSGIVFLHQIEPGPASRSYGIQVARLAGVPAAVVQHARHALAALENHSEQSRSQVDLFAPPPPSAEPEAHPLQTALQGIDPDALSPREALEQLYVLKKLAEKS; encoded by the coding sequence ATGATGCAACAGTACCTCGGCCTCAAGGCGGGGTACCCGAACACGCTGCTGTTCTACCGCATGGGCGACTTCTACGAGCTGTTCTTCGCCGACGCGGAAAAAGCCGCCCGCCTGCTCGACATCACGCTCACGCAGCGCGGCCAGTCGGCCGGCGAGCCGGTGGTGATGGCCGGCGTGCCCTTCCATTCGGTGGACAACTACCTCGCGCGCCTCATCAAGCTCGGTGAATCGGCCGCCATCTGCGAGCAGGTGGGCGACGTGGCCACCGCCAAGGGGCCGGTGGAGCGCAAGGTGGTGCGCGTGGTCACGCCCGGCACGCTGACCGACAGCGAGCTGCTGTCCGACAAGACCGAAGCCGTGCTCATGGCCGTGCACGCGGGCGCGCGCACCGGCGTCGGCCTGGCCTGGATGTCGGTCACGCAGGGCATCGTGTTCCTGGCCCAGTGCGCCAGCGACGAGCTGGCCGACTGGATCGCGCGCACCGCGCCGGGCGAGCTGCTGTACAGCGCCGAGGTCACGCCCGCGTTTGAAAAGAACGTGCAGGCGCTCGCGGCCCAGCCGCTGGCCAATGGCCAACGCACCGTGGCCGTGCTGCGCCCGGCCTGGGCGTTTGACGGCGCTCTGGGCGAACGCAAGCTGCTCGAACAACTGGGCGCCGCCAGCCTGGCCGCCTGGGACGCGCAGGGCCTGAGCGACGCCCACGCGGCCGCCGCCGCCCTGCTCGACTACGCCGAACACACCCAGGGCCGCGCGCTCAGCCACGTGAAGAGCCTGCGCGTGGCGCGCAGCGACGAACTGATCGACCTGCCGATCACCACCCGCCGCAACCTCGAACTCACCCACACCCTGCGCGGCGAGACCAGTCCCACGCTGCTCTCCCTGCTCGACGTCTGCCAGACCGGCATGGGCAGCCGCGCGCTGCGCAGCTGGCTGCTGGAACCGAAACGCGAGCGCACGGAAGCCCGCGCGCGGCTCGACGCCATCGGCCTGCTGCGCAACGGTCTGGGCCACACGCTGCGCAACGCACTCAAGGGCGCCAGCGACGTGGAGCGCATCACCGCGCGCACCGCGCTGCGCCAGGTGCGCCCGCGCGAACTGGTCGGCCTGGGGCAGACGCTGGGCCGCGCGCAGCAGCTCGCCCAGGCCCTGCAACAGGGCCTGCCCGAAGACGGACCGACCCTGCTGCAGCGGATCGCCGCCGACCTCACGCCCCCCGCCGGCTGCGCCGAATTGCTGCGGGCCGCGCTGCTGCCCGAGCCGGCCGCGCTGGTGCGCGACGGTGGTGTCATCAACGACGGCTTCGACGCCGATCTGGACGAACTGCGCGGCATCCAGACCAACTGCGACGGCTTCCTGATCGACCTCGAAACGCGCGAACGCGCTCGCACCGGCATCGCCAACCTGCGCGTGCAGTTCAACAAGGTGCACGGTTTCTACATCGAGGTCACGCAGGGCCAGATCGACAAGGTGCCCGACGACTACCGCCGCCGCCAGACGCTGAAGAACGCCGAGCGCTTCATCACGCCCGAACTCAAGGCCTTCGAAGACAAGGCGCTGAGCGCGCAGGAGCGCGCGCTGGCGCGCGAGAAACACCTGTTTGAACAGCTGCTCGATCAGTTGCAGGCGCACATCGACCCGCTCACCCGCCTGGCCCGCGCGCTCGCCGCGCTGGACGCGCTCTGCGCGCTGGCCGAACGTTCGCTCACGCTGAACTGGAGCGCACCCCAGTTCGTGGCCGAGCCCTGCATCGAGATCCGCGGCGGGCGCCACCCGGTGGTGGAAGCGCGGCTGAACGAAACCAGCGGCGGCAGCTTCATCGCCAACGACACGGTGATGGGCCCCAAGCAGCGCATGCAGGTCATCACCGGCCCCAACATGGGCGGCAAGAGCACCTACATGCGCCAGGTCGCGGTGATAGCTCTGCTCGCCAGCATGGGCAGCTACGTGCCGGCGCTGGCCTGCCGCCTCGGCCCGATCGACGCCATCCACACCCGCATCGGCGCGGCCGACGACCTGGCCAACGCGCAGTCCACCTTCATGGTCGAGATGACCGAGGCCGCGCAGATCCTGAACGCCGCCACACCACAGAGTCTGGTGCTGATGGACGAGATCGGTCGCGGCACCTCCACCTTCGACGGCTTGGCGCTGGCCGGCGGCATCGCGGCCCACCTGCACGACAAAGCCAAGGCTTTCACCCTGTTCGCGACGCACTATTTCGAACTCACCGAATTCCCGGCCGGCCACCACGCCGCGGTGAACGTGCATGTGAGCGCGGTCGAAGGCGGTGGAAAATCGGGCATCGTGTTCCTGCACCAGATCGAACCCGGCCCGGCCAGCCGCAGCTACGGCATACAAGTTGCAAGGCTCGCCGGCGTGCCGGCCGCGGTGGTGCAGCACGCGCGCCACGCCCTGGCCGCGCTGGAGAACCACAGCGAGCAAAGCCGCAGCCAGGTCGATCTGTTCGCCCCGCCGCCACCGAGCGCCGAGCCCGAAGCCCACCCTTTGCAGACCGCCCTGCAAGGCATCGACCCCGATGCGCTGTCCCCGCGCGAAGCCCTGGAACAGCTCTACGTCCTCAAGAAACTGGCTGAAAAATCATGA
- a CDS encoding PAS domain S-box protein, with protein MPYSDPPSSPIHRLWREIAGWQPERHSAWSRYAVAVAITLAAVGLRLAVAPPESGGRFITLSLAVALSALYGGFRAGMLSTVLGMVVVNFFMVKPYGSLAFHDLREAFWLNLWHFITELVVVGAIALMQRQNRLWREAGEAVRRSTRQLEDTFEHSATGMTHSRLDGGWIRVNQTYCDLLGYTRQEIETMSFRDFTHPDDLELDLSLQARTLAGEIDHYSIEKRYIHKQGHTVWVHLTLSLVRTPAGDPDYLIAVVQDVSDRKATEVALRVSEQLLRQAQHMARLAPWQANLTTGRFTTLSEAPEFLDMPFTDYSAEDLLAIIHPEDRPLVQRQWPLALRGKVAYNVEYRVLIGGQERWHSVQAEFERDAQGRAVRALGVTQDVTERKRTELEIQRLNASLEQRIQQRTQALRGAYDELESYSYAVAHDLRSPLRIINGFAQALQEDNPALDAASHTHLQRIMGASKKMGELIDGLLKLSQFARGEVRREPVNLSAMATRLFEELAGEHPQREVAWSVEPGLQALADPSLVEALMQNLLHNAWKYTATTAQPCIRVYARTLDGQTHYCISDNGAGFDMARSDKLFQPFQRLHMPNEFAGLGIGLATSRRIVQRHGGTLQAWGAPGEGATFCFTLPAATDAPGG; from the coding sequence ATGCCCTACTCCGACCCGCCGTCGAGCCCGATCCATCGCCTCTGGCGGGAGATCGCGGGTTGGCAGCCCGAGCGCCACAGCGCCTGGAGCCGTTATGCCGTCGCCGTGGCCATCACGCTGGCGGCGGTCGGGCTGCGCCTGGCCGTGGCACCGCCCGAATCGGGCGGGCGCTTCATCACCCTGTCCCTGGCCGTAGCCCTTTCGGCGCTGTACGGCGGTTTTCGGGCCGGCATGCTCAGCACCGTTCTGGGCATGGTGGTGGTCAATTTTTTCATGGTCAAACCCTATGGCTCGCTGGCGTTTCACGATCTGCGCGAAGCGTTCTGGCTCAACCTGTGGCACTTCATCACCGAGCTGGTGGTGGTGGGCGCCATCGCGCTCATGCAGCGGCAAAACCGCCTCTGGCGCGAAGCCGGCGAAGCGGTGCGGCGCAGCACCCGGCAACTGGAAGACACCTTTGAACACAGCGCCACCGGCATGACCCACAGCCGGCTGGACGGGGGCTGGATCCGCGTCAACCAGACCTATTGCGATCTGCTCGGCTACACCCGGCAGGAAATCGAGACCATGAGCTTCCGGGATTTCACCCATCCCGACGACCTGGAGCTGGACCTGAGCCTGCAGGCGCGCACCCTGGCGGGCGAGATCGACCACTACAGCATCGAAAAACGCTACATCCACAAACAGGGCCACACCGTCTGGGTGCACCTGACGCTGTCCCTGGTGCGCACGCCCGCGGGAGATCCCGACTACCTGATCGCGGTGGTGCAGGACGTGAGCGACCGCAAGGCGACGGAGGTGGCCTTGCGCGTCAGCGAACAGCTGTTGCGCCAGGCGCAGCACATGGCGCGGCTGGCCCCCTGGCAAGCCAACCTGACCACGGGGCGATTCACCACCCTGTCCGAAGCGCCCGAGTTTCTCGACATGCCCTTCACCGACTACAGCGCCGAAGACCTGCTGGCCATCATCCACCCCGAAGACCGCCCGCTGGTGCAGCGGCAATGGCCGCTGGCACTGCGGGGCAAGGTGGCCTACAACGTCGAATACCGTGTATTGATCGGCGGTCAGGAACGTTGGCATTCGGTACAGGCGGAATTCGAACGCGACGCACAGGGCCGCGCGGTGCGCGCGCTGGGCGTCACGCAGGACGTGACCGAGCGCAAACGGACCGAGCTCGAAATCCAGCGCCTCAACGCCTCGCTGGAGCAGCGCATCCAGCAACGCACCCAGGCCCTGCGGGGCGCCTACGACGAGCTGGAGAGCTATTCCTACGCGGTGGCGCACGACCTGCGCTCACCGCTGCGCATCATCAACGGATTCGCCCAGGCCCTGCAGGAAGACAACCCGGCGCTGGACGCCGCCAGCCACACCCACCTGCAGCGCATCATGGGCGCCAGCAAGAAGATGGGCGAGCTGATCGACGGCCTGCTCAAGCTCTCGCAGTTCGCGCGCGGCGAGGTGCGGCGCGAGCCGGTCAACCTCAGCGCCATGGCCACGCGTCTGTTCGAAGAGCTGGCCGGCGAGCATCCGCAGCGCGAGGTGGCCTGGTCGGTCGAACCCGGGCTGCAGGCCCTGGCCGACCCGTCCCTGGTGGAAGCCCTGATGCAGAACCTGCTGCACAACGCCTGGAAGTACACCGCCACCACGGCCCAGCCCTGCATCCGGGTGTACGCCCGCACACTGGACGGCCAGACGCACTACTGCATCAGCGACAACGGCGCGGGTTTCGACATGGCCCGCTCCGACAAGCTGTTCCAGCCGTTTCAGCGGCTGCACATGCCCAACGAGTTCGCCGGCCTCGGCATCGGCCTGGCGACCTCGCGGCGCATCGTGCAGCGCCACGGCGGCACGCTGCAGGCCTGGGGCGCCCCGGGCGAAGGCGCCACCTTCTGCTTCACCCTGCCCGCCGCCACCGACGCCCCGGGCGGGTGA